From a single Melospiza georgiana isolate bMelGeo1 chromosome 5, bMelGeo1.pri, whole genome shotgun sequence genomic region:
- the SMIM20 gene encoding small integral membrane protein 20, producing the protein MAALYRTIGIFGAFVAMVGAAFYPIYFRPLLLPEEYKNEQSINRAGIVQEDIQPAGLKVWSDPFRRK; encoded by the exons ATGGCCGCGCTGTACCGCACCATCGGCATCTTCGGCGCCTTCGTGGCCATGGTGGGAGCCGCCTTCTACCCCATTTATTTccggccgctgctgctgcccgaGGAGTACA agaaTGAGCAGTCAATAAACCGAGCTGGTATTGTTCAAGAGGATATTCAGCCTGCAG GGTTAAAAGTGTGGTCGGATCCATTTCGAAGAAAGTAA